AGTCTCATGTGAACTTCTTCCGCAAAAATGCTTCGTGACCTTGCACTCATGCAGAATTCACCCTGTCTGAGCTGATTTTTCTTCAGAAAATCATCCAGAAGCTTTTGCGTTGCCTGGATCTGTTTTCTCTCTTTTTCTTCTTTCACATCTAAAAACAAATTCAGATCCGTTTCTTCATGAAACGCCTGAAAATTATATCTGGTTTTGAATTGGGATTTCATTTTCTTTTTTGCTGCAGAATACAGCAGATTTGAACTCGATCGCATTCCGAGATATTCCCGAATGCTGCTATATGGATACTTTTGAATTTCTTTTACAACCCCAGTTTCTTTCGGATGGTTGTGTATGTACTTGATGCAGTTCCAGAACTCCTGCTCCTTTTCAATGCACTGGCTTTCATACCTGCCGGAAAATACATGCCCCTGCCTTTCATGCCGGCAATTATATTCGCAGGAATATCTGGTATTCAAACTGTGCATATACTTTTCCAGCATTTTCTTTTCCGAGCGCAGCAGCAAATGTACATGATCGTTCATTACACAGTACGCATAAACCGCCACCGGAAATTTTTCTGC
This window of the Mediterraneibacter butyricigenes genome carries:
- a CDS encoding transposase is translated as MTRRSREESKSRLYHIMVCGNNREAVFYAEKEKLRFLNEMKKLAEKFPVAVYAYCVMNDHVHLLLRSEKKMLEKYMHSLNTRYSCEYNCRHERQGHVFSGRYESQCIEKEQEFWNCIKYIHNHPKETGVVKEIQKYPYSSIREYLGMRSSSNLLYSAAKKKMKSQFKTRYNFQAFHEETDLNLFLDVKEEKERKQIQATQKLLDDFLKKNQLRQGEFCMSARSRSIFAEEVHMRLDLSYRRIREIVSEICEEILNKVDIKTAM